Proteins found in one Desulfurellaceae bacterium genomic segment:
- a CDS encoding tetratricopeptide repeat protein: MAIFVGFAFRDSYINGILSDLSQDIPKFVINKGGSPPDFLALEDREHSENGLTAASVDACLKSLRQQKVQLSLRHAHTKITSRDYKAAIADYDRATQIDPDNAIVLNDRGIAKRALGDREGAAKDSSKAKAIKQKLKEA, from the coding sequence CGTCGGGTTCGCCTTCCGCGATTCTTATATCAACGGTATTCTCTCTGATCTTTCTCAAGACATTCCCAAATTTGTTATCAACAAAGGGGGCTCTCCTCCTGATTTTCTCGCCTTAGAGGATCGGGAGCATTCGGAGAACGGTCTCACAGCAGCCTCGGTTGATGCCTGTCTAAAAAGCTTGCGTCAACAAAAGGTCCAACTATCTCTCAGGCATGCACATACGAAGATTACGTCGAGAGATTACAAGGCCGCCATTGCGGACTACGACCGAGCAACTCAGATCGACCCTGATAACGCCATAGTCCTCAACGACCGGGGAATTGCTAAGCGCGCGCTAGGCGACCGTGAAGGCGCCGCGAAAGATTCTTCCAAAGCAAAGGCTATCAAGCAAAAGCTGAAAGAAGCTTAG